From Brassica rapa cultivar Chiifu-401-42 chromosome A06, CAAS_Brap_v3.01, whole genome shotgun sequence:
CTTAAACTTAAAGCCGGTTTAACCGACCGGTTTGTTTTCAATCCAAGTTATAATATACAGATACAATGCCTTGGGTTCTCAAGTCTGTAAATTTGTGGTTGGAGTTTCCTAATACACTAATTGTTAAGATTAGACTATTAGTCCAAAGGTTAAGTAAAGTTAAGCTACTCTTAATAAAGGTTTAAACTAGTAGTATGTTAGTTTATAATGTAAGAGTTTAagtatattgtttttttttcttagtttttattCACTTATgttgattcatttttttttctaataataatAGAATATATTTGTGTTTGTTTTATCTGTGAATGTAGATAAaattacactttttaaatatacGTTGTAGATTGTGATGATCATCAGATCTTTTGCAGATCGAACAAAAGTCTCACCAAGGTGAAGAATCGTATGACATTACATAAAGGCATGAGCATAAGAACATATTCAAGCTCAAGCATATTATAattgatattatatataattgttcTTCCACATATATTCTTAGTCTGCTTCTTCCTCacgttatgtttttttttgtaaacctaactttctttaaatatatataacctTTTCTTGATCCTTTCTTTGATTAGCCTACGTTTCTTATAAGAAAATGCTTTAGAATTTTATATCCATCAAACTGAATAATGTTCTCTCAGTTTTTTCtgttcaaaatatatttgtgtttGTATATTATTTGTTCCTCTCATTACTGAAGGTGAGTGAGAGATGAGaagaatatatatacacataatgCCCCTTTGCATTGCCATCGTCCAGACTAGTGGAATAATAATCTGAACAAGTGGAACCTTCTTACACATGCTTCTGTCTATTCCTAAATCAAAAGCTCTTTTCCAAAACATAATCTACTTCTTAATCAAGCTCGTGTTTAAATGACTGATGCATTCAGATcattctttattattattatcttttgtaGGTTCATTCATCTCACCTTTTAGTCCCAATCTCAATGAAGTCCCACACTTGCAAAAGAGatcaatcaaaataataaagacGCCAGAAAAAAGAAACGAACACACCACCAATTAAGAAATCAAAGATGTTTCAACTTAGTGGGATTCTCTTTCCCTCAAAGCagcatttcttcttcttctttacatCATAgggataaaaaaattgaacaataCCTTTTGTGGGTCCTTTAAAGGCACTAACTTCTAAAAGAGTCATCTTCTTTATGTGAATTTTTATTTCAATATTGTTGCTCCTATTGGCTTCATTATTACACAAACCCTCCATTTCTCTTCACAACCCATGTTTTTGTTCTCTTGTGTTTAGAGTGTTTCAGCTTATCTATGGCTCACTCAGGTACCAAAAGCTTTGTTATTCTTACACGTTAGTGTTTTTTCtccatttatatattatttaggcTTCTTGGTTTTTGctattttatgtaatatattaataGCTTCTTTTAGTTTTATGCTACAAAGTATTTGGTACATATTTAGGTGAAACACAGAGAGATTTTGAACATCAAAAGCAAAGAGTCAACGACACAATCGAAAAGTTGTCGTTCTTGATGCTTAAAagctttcatcttcttcatatTTTGGCTTCTAATGAGCTCTGGTGGGAAAGTTATTAAGTGATCTGATACAATGTTTCAcatcaaaaacaaacaaagctgttatatattaatacataaCTAGACCCatgattcatttttttttcttttatttgctTATTAATGTTTTGTTAACATTGTTTGATCATAAGGGCTATGTGTTTCTTGTAGAAGAATTAaactttcatatatataacaaatcttATGATATCTAATAAACTGCAGGGAACGGTGAAAGATTTTGCAATCCACTAAGAAATTGCTTTACATGGAACCATTTGATCTTACAATGCTTCATGGTCTTAACTTTTGTGGGGAACACTTCTTCATCAACTCAACCAGATATAGAAGGTAAATATGCATAATTAGCCTTTTTTGTATCCATGATCTTTAAGGTATCAAGTGGTTTTACGTCTTGTTAATCTCCCAGGAGGAGCTTTGTTGCAGCTCAGAGACTCACTTAAGGATTCAAGCAATCGTCTAAGATGGACACGAGATTTCGTGAGCCCTTGCTTTAGCTGGTCTTATGTCACCTGCAGAGACCAGAGTGTTGTGGCTCTGTAAGTCTTCTTAAGATCACTTCTCAAGTTTTATTTTCCAAgatttttcattattttgtcTCTTTTGTATCAATTTTATAGGAGTCTTGCCTCAAATGGATTCACAGGAACACTCTCTCCATCTATTACAAAACTGAAGTTCTTGGTTACACTGTAAGACGTCACAAACCATTTTTCTGATTCTCTAAAGATTCCattaatcataatattttttcttgatgCCTTAAATGCAGAGAGTTACAGAACAACAGTTTATCTGGTACTTTACCGGATTATCTAGGGAACATGAGTAATCTTCAGACGTTAAACCTCTCAGTGAACAGTTTCAACGGCTCAATACCCGCCAGCTGGAGTCAGCTCTCGAATCTAAAGCATTTGTAAGTCCACATGAAAACAAACCTCTTATAAAACCATCTTTGAACTATGAAGTTTATGAGTTTCTTTTGGCTTATTGATTCACAGAGATCTCTCAAACAATAACTTAACAGGAAGCATCCCTACACAGTTCTTCTCAATCCCAACATTCGAGTAAAACAATCTTATTAATCCTCATGAATCTACTTACGTCACAGTGTTTTCTCAGTTTTATAACCACATAGTGTGTGTGGTTTCTTCAGTTTCTCAGGAACTCATCTTACATGTGGTAAAAGCTTGAACCAGCCTTGTTCTTCAAGCTCTCGTCTTCCAGGTTCTTGATTTATTTCATCTTCATACAACTCACATACTAACAGAACAGACTTACAAACTAGTATCTTTAACTGCAGTCACGTCCTCCAAGAAGAAGCTAAGAAACATCACTTTAACCGCAACTTGTGTTGCTTCTATAATCTTATTCCTTGGAGCTATGGTTATGTATCACCACCATCGCCGTCGCAGAACCAAAAACGACATATTTTTCGATGTAGCTGGTGAAGATGACAGGAAGATCTCCTTCGGACAGCTAAAAAGATTCTCTTTGCGTGAAGTTCAGCTAGCAACAGACAGTTTCAACGAGAGCAATTTGATCGGACAAGGAGGGTTTGGAAAAGTGTACAGAGGTATGCTTCCAGACAAAACAAAAGTTGCAGTGAAACGCCTTGCGGATTACTTCAGTCCTGGAGGTGAAGCAGCTTTCCAAAGAGAGATTCAGCTCATTAGCGTCGCGGTTCATAAGAATCTCTTACGCCTTATTGGCTTCTGCACAACTTCCTCTGAGAGGATCCTTGTGTATCCATACATGGAGAATCTTAGTGTCGCATATCGACTAAGAGGTATTGCTCCTTccatttcatattaagtgtttTTGTAGAGTAAAATTTTCGTCACAAAACAAATGTTATTTAGGATTTCAATGAAATTTATGTAATCATTTATCTTTTTTATCCttacataaattaagaaaaaaaaaaggctgAATGCAATAGAAATTTGATAGTTAAATAAAGGCAAAACTGAACATTTAaccattttttaatttaaatgaaaaaacCTAGAAGTATTACACAATAGATTCTCTCTACTCATCAATGACTTAGTTTGTTACATTGTAGATTTAAAGGCGGGAGAGGAAGGGTTAGACTGGCCAACAAGGAAGCGTGTGGCTTACGGTTCAGCTCATGGTTTAGAGTATCTACACGAGCACTGTAACCCCAAGATCATACACCGCGATCTCAAGGCTGCAAACATACTTCTAGACAACAACTTTGAGCCTGTTCTTGGAGATTTTGGTTTAGCTAAGCTTGTGGATACATCGCTGACTCATGTCACAACTCAAGTCCGAGGCACAATGGGACACATTGCGCCAGAGTATCTCTGCACAGGAAAATCATCAGAGAAGACCGATGTTTTCGGTTACGGTATAACACTTCTTGAACTAGTTACTGGTCAGCGTGCAATCGACTTTTCGCGCTTGGAAGAGGAGGAAAACATTCTCTTGCTTGATCATGTAAGACTTGAAATTGTCTTTTTTAAGCTTTCTTGTGTCTTAAGTTACAGAAACTAGTGTTGGATGTGTATGAAACAGATAAAGAAGCTGTTGAGAGAACAGAGACTGAGAGACATTGTTGATTGCAATTTGACTACTTATGACTCGGAAGAAGTTGAAACCATTGTTCAAGTGGCTCTTCTATGTACACAAGGCGCACCAGAAGATAGACCAGCGATGTCTGAAGTGGTTAAGATGCTTCAAGGGACTGGTAGTTTGGCTGAAAAATGGATTGAGTGGGAACAACTTGAAGAAGTTAGGAACAAAGAAGCATTGTTGCTTCCGACCTTACCAGCTACTTGGGACGAAGAAGAGTCCACCATAGATCAAGAATCTATCAGGTTATCGTCAGCAAGATGAAGTTGAAGGATCTTTagaaagatatttaaaaaaaaactttgcatTACATGTATAAAAGATAAACCTAGAAAGTGTATTTGATTTGCTAACTGTATTAAAACAGGTGGGAAACTAAGTAAAACACAAGCTTGGTTTGTGTAATAGATcgtatgatatatatacatatacctAGCTGTGTTTTTGTATATATGAATTGGCTATTGTCTCCATAACAGTTTCCTCTGTTTTTGGCGCTTGTTGATTCTTGCTCTGTTTTAAGAAACGATGCTACGTCGCCTTTTCATATGATGTCCTAAACCGTTAGAGCAACATTATTGGTAGTCTCAACATTGGTCCTTAGTGTTTTTGGTGGTGGGAAGTGTTGGGCCCACCACCTTTTTTTAGAAACTTTGTTCAAATGTCTCTAATTAAGAAATGTTCCAAGGGTTATCTTTAACTGTTTGCGGGCCCCACTGACACATGGCTTCTTGCAATTggttcatatttatttttcttttccttttttttaaataaaaaaaaaatttaaggacCAAAAAAAATCTCAGCCGATAATCATGTTCTTATAAACTTGTGAGCTCATTCCTTCAAAATTGActtgttttaaaattcttttataaaGTGTATTGTCACATATCtccaaaatataaactaaacaTAGTATTGTCTGAAGATTGTGTTCTAGATCTGGGGTTTTATATGTCGCCACGTCTTCATCATTTCTGTTTATTTAATGGATTATGCTTGTTGTTTTAAGTTTCACTTGCTCACTTTTGGTTAATTGATCTCTAAGCTTTTTTTTCGGGTTTTTGGTATTGTTGTAAACTCTTTCCAAATCTTTTGCAGTCGAATTATTTTTGTATTCGGTGGTTTTGGCTGGCTAAAATTCTCTGTTTTAAGAATATGATGTCGTTAGACCGTTATAAACTTGTGAGCTCATTCCTTCAAAATTGGcttgttttaaaattcttttataaaGTGTATTGTCACATATCTCCAAACTATAAACTAAAAACATAGTATTGTCTGAAGATTGTGTTCTAGATCTGGGATTTTATATGTCGCCACGTCTTCATCATTTCTGTTTATTTAATGGATTATGCTTGTTGTTTTAAGTTTTACTGGCTCACTTTTGGTTAATTGATCTCTAAGCTTGTTTTTTCGGGTTTTTGGTATTGTTGTAAACTCTTTCCTAATCTTTTGCAGTCGAATTATTTTTGTATTCCGTGGTTTTTGGTATTGTTGTAAACTCTTTCCTAATCTTTTGCAGTCGAATTATTTTTGTATTCGGTGGTTTTGGCTGGCTAAATCTCATTTTTCTCTAAAGAGATAAACATGAAGAACTTTATATTCCTACTACGATTTAATTTTATCTCTATTGTATTATTATCTAGTTAACATAGGATTCATATGTTGTATATATAATCATTGTATTGAATCAATAAACATACCCTTTCATAACATATTTCATGGTATCAAAGCTAAGATCTTACAAACTCTGACAtaatttttctttaaacatATACTTCTACAACTACTACGATAGCCAATGATAATACTTCATCATCAACCAATACTACTATTCCAGCGACACCACCAGCAATTTTAAAGAAATACTTCATCATCGTCAAAGTCGCACGGGTTTACAAAATCTGGCACAAATGGCCAATAATAAAACATCTTATTTTCGGGAACATAgagtaatttaatcaaaataaaaagggaTTAATTTTGTGTTGTACTTTGTGTGCGTTAAATGAGTAAGATGGGCAATAAATGGGACCCGAGACAGACGTAAGCAGTCAGTGAAAAAGAGTCGTCCTCGTAAACCGGGCTGTTTTTCTCGGTTATTGGTGCTTGGTTTCCGCTGACACCGACATGTCCGGTTCCTAGGTAACTTTGCTCTCTACCCTACGATTCATTCTGGAATGGACGATCCAGatcttctttttccttttctatCTGTGACGTGTGGTTCGAGTATTTCGCCTGAGTCTCTCAGACGAGCCCTAAATAAACCAAACTCAAGAATCCAATCCagtaaaaacgaaaattatcaagttcaaacaaaaaattgattaaactGTAAATTAAATGCTGTTGACCAAAACCAGCAAAAtactttaataaataaatattattaaagtaCACATATTTAAAGTTAACAAAGCCACCAGATCACTTTTCAATATGGAGTATATGATTTGAAATCAGTACTGTAATTATACTATAAGTCTACCATAAACTTTCTCTAAGTATCCCGTCGGAGTAGCTTTTAAAAACGTAAATGCATTCTCTTTTAGAGACTATACAAATCAGGTGCTcaagaaaaaagagagaatacAAATCTTCTTGACTGAAAAGAATGATAATGCATTAATGCATAAATAAGACAAACAAATACAATCATACGTATGTTTCTTTAAGAGAAAGTTAATTACTCAAATGAAATATGATCTACAAGAGGGAAATTTGGCACGAACCGAtgtgaaaacaaaaccaatgtTTTGTCGTTTTCATAGCAATTAATTTGAATGTATGTTGTTGCATCACCCCATGTAGCTAACATAATATGAGCGTTGCGTTTTATTGCATGGCACCTAATAATATATCTAAAGATTCTAAACCCGCGTGACCCCGGCTGGATATTGTAAACAGGTAGAATCATATGAAAAATGGGATTAAAAATCATCTTGCTTTTGATAATATATAGATTGACATATTGGTTAAAATGTTTTTGATCGCTAGTAACAACCTATATGTCATCGCAAACTCatttatctatattatataaattgttAAAACCACCTCAGAAAATTTAATTGTTAAAAGCATGcaattatatatgttttggtAGATAATAATCGATGGTATATTTTAGACTTCATCACACAACAAAATGTAAAAGCATACAATTACTTTAACTTATAAGTCGAGGTGGAAGGTAATAATAAGGAAGAACATATAcatgatatacatatatagaaaaaattcccttatatatatacatatgtatgtCTGTCTATAAAGTTGAGGTTAAAAAAGAATCAATATGATCATATGATTCATATTTCTGGAATGTAACTTCTGCAATGGAAGTAAATATTCAGTCTATAAACAACAAGATTGTTAAATAatgccattaatttttttttttgtcaaacaattaattttttcaGTATAATTAATGTTTATAACTAATTACAAGCACACAAGTGCACAACCCTGTGATATATACACATATCTATATGTAAAATATGTGCAGATGTCGTTTTGGGGACTTGACAGGGATTTTAAATTAGAAGGAAGATTTCTGTTGCCCTCGGAAATGACGGTTATTAAATATGTATAAGAGACAATTAAACTGGGTATTTTTCAGAAGAAATTGACTTGTATCATGAAAAgggtttgaaattgaatgtaCTTACTTGGAGTACGTCGGATTTTACCGCTCTGGATTTCACTGTAACATTCTATTTCAGGTAACCCTATACGCACCATATAGAGACAATAACCAAAATTAATCAAACTATTAAACCGAAATTACCAAATCCATGtaagaaaatacaaaagaaaaatctaGGGCTTAGATCTTTTGTCCTCTCTATAAATAGAAGAAACTACAATAACCCTGTCACATGCTTCCTTCCTTCTTCtttcgtaaagattatcaccttcttgtcttctttatcctctgcttcttcttctaaagcgatttagggtttagaggaATGTTGTCTGGCTCGAGGTCATGAAGAGTCGATATTTAACGAAATACAAAACTCTATATGATTCTCGGACCAGGCTTCATCCCCCTCAACCTATTCATCGCAATTTCCTCAAACTATTACTTTTAACGTCACATCTCAATGATCTCATCACGATAGTTGATTCATGGTTGAGAAAATGTTGTCATTCATACTTAAGTTTCTAAAGCTTATTGTTCCATCGAGGTTCATTTTATGATTCATGCTGCAGTGTTAGTTATTATATAGCCATTGACAAACTCATCAAACAGCTAGAATTATCATTCTCTTAAAATGTTAACCATCTTTTTCTTCTATGTTTGAATATTGTTCCCCATGAAGTGTTTCGAGCCTTTATTTGCGGATTGTTATTTGTTAGCCGTTCCTTTTTACTAGGAACAAAGAAGTAATTAACCAAAGAAATCTGGATCTATGAATGCAAATCCCTTCTGTTTTTTATACACCTTGAAAGATATTTCACTTTTCCGTTTTTAAAACGTACACGTCTAGTCATATATATTCATTCATACCAACTTTGGGGGAAAAGTTAAGTTATCATGAAACAACAATCTATTGAGGCAGCATGAAAGATATAAATTggccattttctcttttttttcacaTCTATGAGTTGCAACAATATTTGTTACAACCTTTCAACTAAACTTTATAATTGACATATATATCAGTTCACTGCATGTACGTTTTTTGTGTGTTGGTCAAAATTTATAGTCACTTGGaaaagttatttatatatatatatatatatattaataattcaaCAAATGTGAAAAGGGTAGAGGAAAAAGAGAAGACAAAGAACAAAAGAAAGCTTTGCACGTGAATGATGTGGAAACCACCATATGGCTTTCCGCCATACTACAAAAAGTCTCGTCAAGTTGAAATGTTATTACACGTAacatgaaaatgaaaaataactTCTTCTCTTTTCCCCGTTGTTGGAAACTATTGTGATTGATTGACTGTTTTCCATGAAACAAATCTTACAGAGAGAGAAGATATGATGTGATGTGTATATTGTTGATTTTTATATAGTGGCGTGAATtagaatttcaaaaagttagctagtaaacatttttgtaatttaaatcgTTTGTTAGGGAAAATGTCCTATAACGTCGGAGTTATTAACAGTTTCTGCAATTGTCAGAGTCATGGGAGATAAGAAGATGAAACAATGGAATGATGAATAATGCGATGATTAACTGATTATAGGAAGAGTTTACTGTTGAGCAGTAATTTTACAAATGAGTCTGTTTCTTTTTGATAAAACGACACAACGAAACATCGCCTTCGCTCGTCGGTTTAaataaagctttttttttgttatttgcaAACGGttattttctgttatttttctttctatcttcttctgttctgaattattattttgtttgatggaGCCTCTTAACGTTGAATGCGATCTTCAGTCACTGAGAAGATTAtacagtcttcttcttctccaatcaAATGCAAACAAGGAATATGTACCCCAAACATTTTTGGTGAGTTTAATTAATATCTCTTGCGATTCTCATCTTATAATTTCTGTCATTTATTAGCCTGACATTAGTTGCTCTGAAAAATCGCAGTTAGATGAGAATTCACAGTTTCTACTAAAACGGTTGCTCGATTCTGCGACCGAGGAACTATTGGCTAGACAACACAAGGTTCGGCTCTGTTATTTACCCCGATGTAACAACGTGTTCCTGTTTCTGAATATTGGGTTTCGTTACAGGTACTTGCACAAGCACAGTTAGGTTTGCCAGAGAAAGTTTCTACACCGAGTACTAAAACAAACTCAGTCTCAAGGGGTATCGTCAAGTTGCCTAGTAAGGCTGCTTTAACACATGAAGTCGTTGATTCAATCGAAAGAATCGAAACACAGCTTTCTGCTTTTCAGTTTTGTTCTAGTCGTGGCGATAGAACAAGGTCTTGCAAGTCTCCTGGTGGAGTAACTCCCACGGAAGAAGAAGGTTACTCATCTTCTGTAATGACTTTTCAAAGGTTAAACGAAAAAGCGTTGATGGAACCAAGACAAAGCTATTTAAGGAGTAGGCAAATGAGGCATACTACAAGAACATCAAGCGTAGCTCCTAGCCTTAGAAGTGTGACTAATAATGCAACAGTTGGAAGCCGTTATGATCCAGATTTGGCTCTTCAGTCACACTCTTCTCATGATGATCAGATTGGTCTTGCCACGTCAAGACCGCCTCGTCCTCTGAGGTCTGTTGGTTTCGAGAAGCCTAGCAGAACGTCACAGAAGATGGCTAGTATGAAACCAACTTTGTTATTGGATCAAGGAATCGACACTGGAACAAGCTCAGAAAGCGAACAACAAGTTTATTCAACAGAGCAAGAATCAGATGAAGCCTATGGTGGGGAAACAGTATCAACCTCTGGCTCAAGCTGGGAAACTCATGCTGAGAGCGTCACCGAGTCAGACTCATCATATCCATCAGAGAGTGAAGGTGATGATGAGAACCCTCAAGTCAGTGATTCTCCTCCACATAACAGATCAAGGGGTCTTGCAAAACAGAGGAAAAACGGGGCAGGGCGGCTTAAAAGATTCAAGGACAAGCTAGGTAAAGTGTTTCACCATCACCACTACCACCACCATGAGCATCACAACAAGAAAGAAGAGCAAGGCCGCAAGCCATCAGCTTGGAAGCATTTAGTGAAGAAACATCTCCACAAAGACAAAGAGAAATTGACTGAAAGGCGGATGAAGTCAGAATCCAAAGGTCTAACTACACATAACAACAAAGGTGGACAGTTTCATGCGCTGGTGAAAGGATTCATGAGACATCATAGAAGACACTCAAAGAACAAAAAGCAGAAGTTGAAAACCCCTAAGCGTCAAGGTGGTGTCAAGTTTCCCAAAAGAGAGAGGGTTAAGtcagaaaaaacaaattatttatgtaataaGGATCAAGAACATGATGGAAACTAGTCTTATAAAGGTATacaagaaccaaaaaaaacaacctTAAACGTTGCAAATTTCATGTTTGCCCTTTTTTTGTGACACAAACTCAAGCATAGTATTACTTTtggcttaactgcggagttctgatgggatccggtgcattagtgttGGTATGATCGCTTTGAAACCCATTTAAGAGATAAATCACTTAGCTTAGATGTAGTAGCCTCACAGCACATCTTACACTTCATATCAAGCCAACTGTTTCCATACGTACATCTATCGCAAAGCCAGTAAGGACCAGCGACATTGTCATAAGACTTCACCTTCACGTCTACTATACCATCTTGCAAAGTTTTGATGAAATGATAAAAGAAGTTACCAACGTTACTCGTCGCGGTAGTCAAGCTATGCCTAAACTTACAAAGCACTAAAGCATCTGCTGCATAAAAGGCTGTTTCAGTTTCCTCTAGCAACGTCTTTAAGTAGCTTTGCAGCGTCGTCGTCGCAATGTCTTGCAAGAACTGGAGATACTCCTTCTTCGATGTCTCATGCTCCGTGTGGAAGTACTCGTAGACACAGCTCCATTTAAGAACCTGCCTGCATTGGATAAGAAGCATAAGACCTTCTCTCACAATCCTAACGTCTTGCTCTTTTAAACTATCTGGGTTCTTGATGATGTAGTCTTCGAAGTCTTGTAGATCGTCTTGTGCTCCCTCCATTGCAGCCTTACGCTCCTCCCAGCGATCAACAACCGAAACTTCGACTTCTGTGGATAACCAGTCAGAGACGTTGTTGCACGTCACAGGTCTGTGTGACTCGAAGCTGCATCTCCAGCAGAAGGT
This genomic window contains:
- the LOC103873794 gene encoding protein KOKOPELLI produces the protein MEPLNVECDLQSLRRLYSLLLLQSNANKEYVPQTFLLDENSQFLLKRLLDSATEELLARQHKVLAQAQLGLPEKVSTPSTKTNSVSRGIVKLPSKAALTHEVVDSIERIETQLSAFQFCSSRGDRTRSCKSPGGVTPTEEEGYSSSVMTFQRLNEKALMEPRQSYLRSRQMRHTTRTSSVAPSLRSVTNNATVGSRYDPDLALQSHSSHDDQIGLATSRPPRPLRSVGFEKPSRTSQKMASMKPTLLLDQGIDTGTSSESEQQVYSTEQESDEAYGGETVSTSGSSWETHAESVTESDSSYPSESEGDDENPQVSDSPPHNRSRGLAKQRKNGAGRLKRFKDKLGKVFHHHHYHHHEHHNKKEEQGRKPSAWKHLVKKHLHKDKEKLTERRMKSESKGLTTHNNKGGQFHALVKGFMRHHRRHSKNKKQKLKTPKRQGGVKFPKRERVKSEKTNYLCNKDQEHDGN
- the LOC103873779 gene encoding probable LRR receptor-like serine/threonine-protein kinase At5g63710 isoform X1, which gives rise to MAHSGNGERFCNPLRNCFTWNHLILQCFMVLTFVGNTSSSTQPDIEGGALLQLRDSLKDSSNRLRWTRDFVSPCFSWSYVTCRDQSVVALSLASNGFTGTLSPSITKLKFLVTLELQNNSLSGTLPDYLGNMSNLQTLNLSVNSFNGSIPASWSQLSNLKHLDLSNNNLTGSIPTQFFSIPTFDFSGTHLTCGKSLNQPCSSSSRLPVTSSKKKLRNITLTATCVASIILFLGAMVMYHHHRRRRTKNDIFFDVAGEDDRKISFGQLKRFSLREVQLATDSFNESNLIGQGGFGKVYRGMLPDKTKVAVKRLADYFSPGGEAAFQREIQLISVAVHKNLLRLIGFCTTSSERILVYPYMENLSVAYRLRDLKAGEEGLDWPTRKRVAYGSAHGLEYLHEHCNPKIIHRDLKAANILLDNNFEPVLGDFGLAKLVDTSLTHVTTQVRGTMGHIAPEYLCTGKSSEKTDVFGYGITLLELVTGQRAIDFSRLEEEENILLLDHCWMCMKQIKKLLREQRLRDIVDCNLTTYDSEEVETIVQVALLCTQGAPEDRPAMSEVVKMLQGTGSLAEKWIEWEQLEEVRNKEALLLPTLPATWDEEESTIDQESIRLSSAR
- the LOC103873779 gene encoding probable LRR receptor-like serine/threonine-protein kinase At5g63710 isoform X2, with protein sequence MSSGNGERFCNPLRNCFTWNHLILQCFMVLTFVGNTSSSTQPDIEGGALLQLRDSLKDSSNRLRWTRDFVSPCFSWSYVTCRDQSVVALSLASNGFTGTLSPSITKLKFLVTLELQNNSLSGTLPDYLGNMSNLQTLNLSVNSFNGSIPASWSQLSNLKHLDLSNNNLTGSIPTQFFSIPTFDFSGTHLTCGKSLNQPCSSSSRLPVTSSKKKLRNITLTATCVASIILFLGAMVMYHHHRRRRTKNDIFFDVAGEDDRKISFGQLKRFSLREVQLATDSFNESNLIGQGGFGKVYRGMLPDKTKVAVKRLADYFSPGGEAAFQREIQLISVAVHKNLLRLIGFCTTSSERILVYPYMENLSVAYRLRDLKAGEEGLDWPTRKRVAYGSAHGLEYLHEHCNPKIIHRDLKAANILLDNNFEPVLGDFGLAKLVDTSLTHVTTQVRGTMGHIAPEYLCTGKSSEKTDVFGYGITLLELVTGQRAIDFSRLEEEENILLLDHCWMCMKQIKKLLREQRLRDIVDCNLTTYDSEEVETIVQVALLCTQGAPEDRPAMSEVVKMLQGTGSLAEKWIEWEQLEEVRNKEALLLPTLPATWDEEESTIDQESIRLSSAR
- the LOC103873780 gene encoding probable E3 ubiquitin-protein ligase ARI14, which produces MEGDQQRPYSVLTRNEVKEKMNKQIDDISGVFYVSKNDATVLFMYLRWDTLRVSERLGEDKDKLFSESGLSSVVSDLSDSSWVICNNKTSDGHVNDDGLISTPCCSHKFCTTCWREYLDSLEKNQTVISCPDQNCRASVGPDTIKKLTGKDKDFYESYILRSYIEENKGLMIKQCPAPDCNYVIEFHQANDVEEYGLNVVCLCGHTFCWRCSFESHRPVTCNNVSDWLSTEVEVSVVDRWEERKAAMEGAQDDLQDFEDYIIKNPDSLKEQDVRIVREGLMLLIQCRQVLKWSCVYEYFHTEHETSKKEYLQFLQDIATTTLQSYLKTLLEETETAFYAADALVLCKFRHSLTTATSNVGNFFYHFIKTLQDGIVDVKVKSYDNVAGPYWLCDRCTYGNSWLDMKCKMCCEATTSKLSDLSLKWVSKRSYQH
- the LOC103873779 gene encoding probable LRR receptor-like serine/threonine-protein kinase At5g63710 isoform X3, translating into MAHSGNGERFCNPLRNCFTWNHLILQCFMVLTFVGNTSSSTQPDIEGGALLQLRDSLKDSSNRLRWTRDFVSPCFSWSYVTCRDQSVVALSLASNGFTGTLSPSITKLKFLVTLELQNNSLSGTLPDYLGNMSNLQTLNLSVNSFNGSIPASWSQLSNLKHLDLSNNNLTGSIPTQFFSIPTFDFSGTHLTCGKSLNQPCSSSSRLPVTSSKKKLRNITLTATCVASIILFLGAMVMYHHHRRRRTKNDIFFDVAGEDDRKISFGQLKRFSLREVQLATDSFNESNLIGQGGFGKVYRGMLPDKTKVAVKRLADYFSPGGEAAFQREIQLISVAVHKNLLRLIGFCTTSSERILVYPYMENLSVAYRLRDLKAGEEGLDWPTRKRVAYGSAHGLEYLHEHCNPKIIHRDLKAANILLDNNFEPVLGDFGLAKLVDTSLTHVTTQVRGTMGHIAPEYLCTGKSSEKTDVFGYGITLLELVTGQRAIDFSRLEEEENILLLDHIKKLLREQRLRDIVDCNLTTYDSEEVETIVQVALLCTQGAPEDRPAMSEVVKMLQGTGSLAEKWIEWEQLEEVRNKEALLLPTLPATWDEEESTIDQESIRLSSAR